A window of Daucus carota subsp. sativus chromosome 2, DH1 v3.0, whole genome shotgun sequence genomic DNA:
TtagcccaaaaccttgaaagcttgaaaagctttagccttgaaagctctgataagctttaaaccttgaagggctactgttagcccaaaaccttgaaagcttgaaaagctttagccttgaaagctttgataagcttccCTTCTAGTTAGTGCCGCCAAGTTGTTGAGTTTTGGTGTTTttgatttccaatttcaaatttaagctaagtaatgttaatgatatgcctactactaccccccgagttctttaacataatttttaattatggtgaagaactagatgcaattgaaaccTAAATACCTTTTAAAGCATACACGAAGTATTCAACTAACAATCACAgtaagcaagcaagcatatacGACATTTTTGTAACGGaaagctgcgaaattttattgaatcacatggtaaaaaGTTGACATAGCATAATTTTGGGGGGTGTaacgacactaccccccgagcatcctagcaaataaagcaaatagtagcctgataattttcctaaaagcatagcgattacaactaataaaccgcctttattgtcctgacccttaagccgaagcctacagaaatactacccgggtgaagctactggtaatacctctttaattgttgggcgttccatgcccgtggtatgagtcttccatccatgtctgtgaggtgataggtaccttcccaaagcacaGTTTTGATGAtgtatgggccttcccattttGCACCGAAGGCTCCATGAGCGGAAACCCTCATGTTGGGCATCATTTTCctgagaactaggtctcccgCTTTGAGGGGTTGAGCCCtcactttcttatcaaaatacttacgggtcctctgttgatacGCAGCGAGTTTTAGCTGAGCCGTATGCcttacttcttcaatcagatctagGTAGAGCCTGTGATTGACTTCATTGTTCTCAGGGtcatagttatcccttcgaaaagatcctgcaccaacttccacgggaaccatagcttcacacccgtatgttagggtgaacggggtttcgctAGTGGTAGACCTTGGCGCtgtattgtaagaccacaacaccatagGGAGTTCTTCTGGCCAGCAGCCTTTTTTCTCTTCcagtttggctttcagggtgtgtttaataattttgttgacGGCTTCTGTCTGACCGTTACTCTGAGGGTGGCACACTGCGGAaaagcctttctttatgccaaggtgttcacagaaattcatcatcTCATTGCTAtcaaactgtttcccattgtctgatatgagcttgtagggaaccccgtatcgacagacgattgctcgataaacgaagtctactagcttccttgcagtgatggaagccaGGGGTTCAGCCTtagcccatttagtaaagtagtCTATAGCCACGACTGCgtatttcacccctcctttcccttttggtaattcaccgatcagatctataccccaaacagcaaacggccaggggcttgtcagggtcttcaggggtaccgcagggctcttgtttgtattagagaacctttggcaactgtcacaggccttggcgaaggcatgagcatccttgtggagggtaggccagtgGTAGCCTTaacggaggattttgtgagcgagggaggcaccccccgagtgattcccacaaattccttcatgcacctcgcgcataatgtattcacatcttaccccagcaacacacctgaggaggggctgattgaatccccttttgtaaaggattccatcataaattacatactgggctgccttgtacctcaatttcctggcctcatccttgtctgtaggcagggttccgttggctatgtattcatggATTGGAGTTGTCCAAAGGTCAGACTCATCAACTTCAACgtccatgacttcaattttgggaATGCTAGGTtgatactggatttcgagggggatcaccccaagcatgtgtgcatccctctgagagcccaatttggctaaggcatctccatctgcattctcagatcttggtatttgctctagcttgatttccctgaattttctaattaattcctgggcataccgcatatagagatcagtacggggacccctagcttggaagccacctcggatgtgccagactaccaacatagaatcactgtaaacattcatattttccaccCTCATGTCCAAGGCTAGCTTCAGcccagctattagggcttcatactctgcGTCATTGTTGGTGGATTTaaagtcgaaatgaatggagcttcgcagcttatggccttccggactgactaggacgatgccagccccggccccatttccattgacagccccatcgacgtacaagttccaccaaggggaacaattctcgggtATGGCTATCGGAGACTGAGGCTCAGGTACACACTCCATCCCTTCAACTTCGAAGGTGGGTGGAAACTCTAGGATGAAGTCAGCTAGTGCTTGCCCCTTAATTGCGGTTCTTGGCCTGTATTCTATATCAAATTGGCCTAGCTCAACCGCCCACTTCATAATTCTGCCAGAGGCTTCCGACTTGTGTAAAACTTGTCTGAGGGGGAAGGATGTTCgcacttcaatcttgtgagccaGGAAGTAGGGCCTTAGTTTGCGagaagccaaaattagtgcataggctaacttctccatgtttgagtaACGGGTTTCAGCGTCAAGTAATCTTTTGCTCACATAATATACcggctgttgggcttgctcttcctccttgatcaggacagcgctaattgagaactcggaaacccctagtCCAAGGAttaaggcttcaccctccgttggttttgccaacagtggcgggcttccaagctgctccttcagcttcaggaaggcagcctcgcattctgtcgtccattcaaatttttgccccttttttatggctgcaaaaaattctctacatttatctgaggattttgagataaaccggtttagggcggcaacccggcctgtaaggcattgcacctcttttacattcctaggcgacctcatttcaattaaggccttgatcttcgcagggttagcttcgattcccctgtgattgacaatgaagcctaggaacttgccggattcaaccccgaatacgtatttttggggattcaacttcatcctgtaatccctcaATATGTCGAACATTtctgataagtgtgtaacatgatcaTATGCTTCCTTTGATTTAACTAGCATGTCATCCACGTACACTTCCATTGTTCTCCCGATCTGGtccttaaacatcttgttgacgagcctttgatatgtagccccagcatttagtaaaccaaacggcatgcctatatagcaataaagccctccgtcagtgatgaaggaggcatgttcctgatctggctcgaacatggggatttgattgtagcccgagtaggcatccatgaagcttaaccgtgcatgccccgcagtggaatccaccaattggtcaattcgagggagcgggaagctgtccttagggcaagccttgttcagatcagtaaagtctatgcaagttctCCACTTTTCATTAGGTTTCTTCAGCaacactgggtttgctagccatgtggggtaaaaagcttctttcactaggcatgccttcaatagtcggtctacctcttcttgaagagcggcagccctttccccactaattggtcttctcttctgtctgactccctttctgtctgggtcaatattgaggtggtggcacatgacttccgggtgaatcccgatcatatccgaatggttccaagcgaagacgtccagattatcctttaagaatgcggccagggtttcccttaggtccggccccaattgctccccaatttttagttctttagtggggtcggactcatccaccaagatggacagggtatcctcagctgctccagtcttcacatgggtttccggcatccttgggtcgaggtcgatctcaacggtaacctctttgttgccaccctcttggggttgcgtacccaggatttcatgaacagGAAGCCGTGTCTGGTTTCCGAGTTGgtaggttaccatagcactgttgaagtcacaaggtgcctcgcactcattttcttgcCTTTTGTTTTGGGGCCGCTTTTGACCATCCCCTTCAAAGTCACTatcagtaacatcttccacaatcccttcaaccagggtttcagctgtatcaatattcTTCACTGGGAATGCATCCATGGGtgcaagcccttcatgcacggcatgcgaggcttctagataagggtcttcccccggatgttgcacgataatcaccatgttgcaggttgctttcacaaactttattaaaacccttccctgagccttggtttcgggttcctcttctatatccacttgcttgtaACTGCTTTccgggatgtcttcatccatttgttgggcttctttacaggcttttactgcggCCCTCAAAGCCTTGCTGTAGCATTCCCGGGAGTCATCTTGACATCCCcgtacacatcctaccccattgggggttgggaacttcattgaTAAGTGGTAGATTGACGTCACGATCCGCATATCCCTTAAGATGGGTCTGCCCAagatcccgttataggagatgtcttcatTCACTATCATGAACTCCGCAACTTGAGTGGTAGCCCGGGGTTCTGTTCCAAGGGTGATCGGGAGTCTTgcccttccaacaatctggacgACATTCCCCGTGAAGCCGTACAACTCActatagcaagccatcatatctttatccgccattttcattctttggtacgcagtgtaggccaagatattgacacagcttccgttatcgacaagaagcctgtgtacattgacatttccaatcacggctgttaccaccagggcatcgctatgaggatggtgtaccgcgcgcgcatccccctcagtgaaggtaatgtccatggtctcccttttgaacattttgggaggcctttcagacagatggcacacattggttaagggcggccctcgggcttcccgtacatatctcttgttaggtcctgaaacgattgtagaagggggggttgaatacaatcgtcactaaaaaatcgcggcggaataatctgatttgaaataaacttgttaatcagattttaattaattaatataacaatgttttaagtcgttatataattaataaggttcgttttaatgtccactaaaattcgtagaataaattcgacaggatgtattctagtttagtgattaaaacaaccgaatgatcaaagcacaggaaactgtggatttaacgaatagcaagttacaaacaacttgaaagtttacaaggcaatgaacaagaacaaatgaagaggttgaagccatatttataggcaacaccttgaacttgtatgacaaagttggtatgaccatgctacaaagatcagtatgacaatgtgagctaatgtcatgctacaaatgaaatcagtatgacaatgtgagctcatgtcatgctgaaatagaaatcggtatgacatatcaggacattgtcatgctgcaattttcggtatgacaatccatagcaTGACATATGACTTGCAGGTTAAGTCATGGAGTGGTATGACAATGTTTAGTAATGTCATACAgcatgaattcggtatgacaattcatagcaatgtcatactgattgaattcggtatgacaatgcatggTAATGTCATGCCAAttcaaattcggtatgacaaagtgtaacattgtcatgctacacaattcggtatgacaattgaacTTATGTCATGccacagacacggtatgacaaaccaggtgcggtatgacaatctatatgattgtcataccgtgcccaaaatcagttttaaatagattttctttaatataattaattcaataattattcacttaattatattaatcatataaattcataaattaaattaattcaactgtgaatcaatttaataaataaattacataacttatataattaatttgagatgtgaataaattaaaagaataattatattgagcacagccttcagcagcaggtcttctgacatcctttaaaagatctgattcttgtcttgaatgaacgaccacctatagttgatgctgaatatttaatctgagtagctgacacacaaatgtactgtctggttcatctgtatctagctgaatcaaatactccttatcaattaaacatttgagaagtggcttgttcgtcgagtctttgtcttcgtagttcttcttcataagtagaaatagtttggaatcttttgaataaataaagtattaaaactttataccttctggacttctggacgtgctacaaaatattatttgtacactgaggcttgaacatattaatgaacttcttccagtggtgtgcagcagcatcctgaaattcttcagacatatgattttaacaaatcacttgacgttcttcgtacggattccttcaatagtgcttgctaatttactttctttcttatcagagttgagttgatactcttaaatacaaataggcttaacatatgcctttcaatctccccctatttgtttgttaacataacatgcaaattatcgagaggataactcaactaactgataagacaaaggattaaacatgaattgtaaatagcaaaaagtttctggtatttcattagacattcaccagaattcaaacaagtacattagattacataaggatgttcttactgaacatatattacaaattccttaacaaatctaaagatcaacttctccttcttcgatatctgaactgtgaagaacaggagttgacggttcttctctggttggcacttcagatgtagtggattcaccacgcttctttcgttcctttgccagagccagttgatgtagcacttccaaatccacagggtcttcgcggaagtctgatggctgagattttgtaacatgtttcatctttcgaaagtactgagcaacattctttcgagtgcaataagcaagaatcacatcatcagcatcagacttagctttagaagcaaagcccttggttcttaaaagagtggaggcaagagcaagttgtttagctggatactttgacAAGGcatcttcgttgagatagacagtgctgaagatctccttgtgaacgaacttaacacagtaaggattcctgacaacctgaggactgttgaatacagcttgttccagcagtttgtcacgaagaagttcattcaggttggagcttcgcctaaccttgtttcgaagtacccagagctcagatacagagaatgatttcagagattcgacagatagtctgtaagaaccattcctctgtgtatagacaattagctcccattgctctagcaagttgttgacccccactgtcacataattcaattccaaagcaaaggcatgcataaagacatcctcgtcagggtttacctctctaagatcatagatcagagataagaacttgttgtcgtcgaaaggctccctttgaggtccattaaagattcttcttgcaatgtcccagctttttccttctttcctccttatatcaagatttttctgtttgcacgcagcatcatagattttctgcttctctatcttgatttgctcttcagttatcaacttgtcctctagaagtttctggtaatcacgaagcttacgcttcctagcttcattctcagctttaaacttccggacattctcttcatgttcagggtcaacaggttcttcatcctgaaacagatagctctcctcaaatttgccttcttcctctgcttgacggtaggtagcatcgaagacgtcatcatcatccatgtcttgtggaaaatcatcatagttatcagaattaaagacattctcagattgatgtgccggctctttgcctttagactttccagaattgtcaggagcagattcagaagtattccctttgttactttgattcgaactattgcccctgtcacctttgtctccatctcctcctctatctcttctattctcccccttagttgagggatcctctctggaggtatcagcatctgactttgagttcctgaggagttgatccagtttcctgtcgatatcatcaaactttgacatatacagtgcatgattagatctcatctcgacagtcaactcatgaatttctcctttaagctcatccctggaagaactggatggcctttcatcagctttcttctctagggtcaccaactgtgcaccctttagcctctcattttcagcaatcattcgggctaattcagctctaagcttagacatttgttcctcaaacagagccgggttagtgtgtgcactcacctcacgtacactcaaagctgtttcactagcctcacgtgcatgtgtatcgctcggtgtttgcctttcttcactcatagtatttactcttccagctgtacctgtgtaaactaccaatgtcccctgagatgggttcaaaggtagtggaggaacaaattgtcctccgaatgcctgcgagggcagatttacttgcaagctgccaagttcctcctgatcatcaaagaaagtgcgatcagtaaagttttcatacatatttattggattttgaaaatctgtgcaatcagtaaacatagtaacctgtgtatctgtttggtcttgcactagcgtgagtgctagcgcagtgcttgactctgtacagggtaccgtggcaggacggtcaacttcaatggcatcattctgttgagagaatgagtccagagactgtttcattgcctgttccaagtccaagcttttttgggaaggcaaggatgaggctgcagatgtctccagggcttccaaccttggcttctttatggaagacagagctgcgggttgattcaataaactactcgaactccgtttcctcgcaactttacgaacaggttgcattgaagtgttggttgatgtgtttggagaaacgaatatttgttgaagagaatcttcagctaggttatgaacctgtgtgttgtcaggttcattgctggtaggctggaaaacaaaatcaaggtcacaaacaaaatcacaaccataatctgacgtatcaacattaaaattagatgataagttagaaagtacctgagctacctgtaggtcctgacgaaaggactgcaactctggatttgaggtagagtcagcaggtagtggttgtgaggttgattgtgtttgagggtaaaagtgggtgtgttgttgttgtggtagtggttcagatgaagacggttgggtttcgaagaagttgtattcctgacgttCGTCTTCAACTGTGTGAGTTTGATGcagaggggaatgatgtggtgattggtgtggtgactgATGTGGAGATTGATGAGGTGATTGGTGGGGTTCAGGTTGTTGgtgttctggttgtggttgaggttgttgctgttgatgttcctgagccacttgaaactgatgcagttgTTGTTGAGCATTGAACTGTTCCAACAGGTATGGAGTTATGACAAGgggaacattttcatgttttctcttgttggtcagagacttcatcagttttgtacaggcacgcggagttggtgcaattggagaattgaagtatgaattcttctccgcgtctgtcatcttgtcattcagaaagaGCATCAAGAACCGAGGGAAAAAGCATATCACTTtgggattctgtgcaactgatcggctgctgagtggtcccaacttctttaaaattgactgaagaagcaacttgccaaagttgattcgtcgattgtaaacaatacagaacccaatgatctgaagaagggaagatatgatgttgtagttgcttcgagtggtaggtgaaaagacttttgccagcgtgtcgaagaacaagtcccactcaggtttaagattccctttcagcattctcggtagatgaatctctccttgatagtgaatggtctgaaagaattggacaatctcagcatctgtaggaatctcagcaaagttgtcgcgtggaaatccaagaatcctatttaCATCATCCACAG
This region includes:
- the LOC135150409 gene encoding uncharacterized protein LOC135150409; translation: MVIIVQHPGEDPYLEASHAVHEGLAPMDAFPVKNIDTAETLVEGIVEDVTDSDFEGDGQKRPQNKRQENECEAPCDFNSAMVTYQLGNQTRLPVHEILGTQPQEGGNKELKEQLGSPPLLAKPTEGEALILGLGVSEFSISAVLIKEEEQAQQPVYYVSKRLLDAETRYSNMEKLAYALILASRKLRPYFLAHKIEVRTSFPLRQVLHKSEASGRIMKWAVELGQFDIEYRPRTAIKGQALADFILEFPPTFEVEGMECVPEPQSPIAIPENCSPWWNLYVDGAVNGNGAGAGIVLVSPEGHKLRSSIHFDFKSTNNDAEYEALIAGLKLALDMRVENMNVYSDSMLVVWHIRDLIGELPKGKGGVKYAVVAIDYFTKWAKAEPLASITARKLVDFVYRAIVCRYGVPYKLISDNGKQFDSNEMMNFCEHLGIKKGFSAVCHPQSNGQTEAVNKIIKHTLKAKLEEKKGCWPEELPMVLWSYNTAPRSTTSETPFTLTYGCEAMVPVEVGAGSFRRDNYDPENNEVNHRLYLDLIEEVRHTAQLKLAAYQQRTRKYFDKKVRAQPLKAGDLVLRKMMPNMRVSAHGAFGAKWEGPYIIKTVLWEAFRYKNVVYACLLTVIVS